In one Capricornis sumatraensis isolate serow.1 chromosome 1, serow.2, whole genome shotgun sequence genomic region, the following are encoded:
- the SLC2A6 gene encoding solute carrier family 2, facilitated glucose transporter member 6 isoform X1, which yields MQEPLLGAEGRDYDTFPEKPPPSPGERTRVGVLQNKRVFLATFAAVLGNFSFGYALVYTSPVIPALEHSSDPNLNLSKTQASWFGSVFTLGAAAGGLSAMVLNDLLGRKLSIMFSAVPSAAGYALMAGAHGLWMLLLGRMLTGFAGGLTAACIPVYVSEIAPPSVRGALGATPQLMAVFGSLSLYALGLLLPWRWLAVAGEGPVLIMVLLLSCMPNSPRFLLSKGRDTEALQALAWLRGADADTHWEFEQIQDTVQRQSSRLSWAEARDPHMYRPIAIALLMRFLQQLTGITPILVYLQPIFGSTAVLLPPKDDAAIVGAVRLLSVLIAALTMDLAGRKVLLFVSAAGMFAANLTLGLYVHFGPKSLAPNSTVGLEHAALAGTEQPLATPTSYLTLVPLLATMLFIMGYAMGWGPITWLLMSEILPLRARGVASGLCVLVSWLTAFALTKSFLLVTNAFGLQAPFFFFAAVCLVNLAFTGCCVPETKGRSLEQIESFFRTGRRSFLR from the exons ATGCAGGAGCCGCTGCTGGGAGCCGAAGGCCGGGACTATGACACCTTCCCCGAGAAGCCGCCCCCGTCACCAGGGGAGAGGACGCGGGTCGG ggtCCTGCAGAACAAGAGAGTGTTCCTGGCTACCTTCGCTGCTGTGCTGGGCAATTTCAGCTTCGGGTACGCCCTGGTCTACACGTCCCCCGTCATCCCCGCCCTGGAGCACTCCTCGGATCCAAACCTGAATCTGAGCAAAACCCAGGCATCCTGGTTCGGG TCCGTGTTCACCCTCGGTGCGGCCGCCGGGGGACTCAGTGCCATGGTCCTCAATGACCTCCTGGGCCGGAAGCTCAGCATCATGTTCTCAGCTGTGCCCTCGGCAGCCGGCTATGCGCTGATGGCAGGCGCCCACGGCCTCTGGATGCTGCTTCTGGGAAGGATGCTGACGGGCTTCGCAGGGGGGCTCACAGCTGCCTGCATCCCG GTGTACGTGTCTGAGATTGCTCCCCCCAGCGTTCGCGGGGCCCTGGGTGCCACGCCCCAGCTCATGGCGGTGTTCGGGTCACTGTCCCTCTATGCCCTTG GCCTGCTGCTGCCCTGGCGCTGGCTGGCCGTGGCCGGGGAGGGGCCAGTGCTCATCATGGTCCTGCTGCTCAGCTGTATGCCCAACTCCCCTCGCTTCCTGCTCTCCAAGGGCAGGGACACAGAGGCGCTGCAGGCGCTGGCCTGGCTGCGAGGGGCCGATGCCGACACCCACTGGGAGTTCGAGCAGATCCAGGACACCGTCCAGAGACAG AGCAGCCGCCTGTCGTGGGCTGAGGCCCGGGACCCCCACATGTACCGGCCCATCGCCATCGCCTTGCTGATGCGCTTCCTGCAGCAGCTGACGGGCATCACGCCCATCCTTGTCTACCTGCAGCCCATCTTTGGCAGCACTGCCGTCCTGCTG CCCCCCAAGGATGACGCCGCCATCGTGGGCGCCGTGAGGCTCCTGTCCGTGCTGATCGCCGCCCTCACCATGGACCTGGCCGGCCGCAAGGTCCTGCTCTTCGTCTCGG CCGCCGGCATGTTTGCTGCCAACCTGACCCTGGGGCTGTACGTGCATTTTGGTCCGAAGTCTCTGGCCCCCAACAGCACCGTGGGCCTGGAGCACGCGGCCCTGGCGGGCACGGAGCAGCCCCTGGCCACGCCCACCAGCTACCTCACCCTGGTGCCCCTGCTGGCCACCATGCTCTTCATCATGG GCTACGCCATGGGCTGGGGCCCCATCACCTGGCTCCTCATGTCGGAGATCCTGCCCCTGCGGGCCCGTGGCGTGGCCTCAGGGCTCTGCGTGCTGGTCAGCTGGCTCACCGCCTTTGCCCTCACCAAGTCCTTCCTGCTGGTGACG AACGCCTTCGGCCTGCAGGCCCCCTTCTTCTTCTTCGCCGCCGTGTGTCTGGTGAACCTGGCCTTCACCGGCTGCTGTGTGCCCGAGACCAAGGGCCGGTCACTGGAGCAGATCGAGTCCTTCTTCCGCACCGGGAGGAGGTCCTTCCTGCGCTAG
- the SLC2A6 gene encoding solute carrier family 2, facilitated glucose transporter member 6 isoform X2 yields the protein MQEPLLGAEGRDYDTFPEKPPPSPGERTRVGVLQNKRVFLATFAAVLGNFSFGYALVYTSPVIPALEHSSDPNLNLSKTQASWFGSVFTLGAAAGGLSAMVLNDLLGRKLSIMFSAVPSAAGYALMAGAHGLWMLLLGRMLTGFAGGLTAACIPVYVSEIAPPSVRGALGATPQLMAVFGSLSLYALGLLLPWRWLAVAGEGPVLIMVLLLSCMPNSPRFLLSKGRDTEALQALAWLRGADADTHWEFEQIQDTVQRQSSRLSWAEARDPHMYRPIAIALLMRFLQQLTGITPILVYLQPIFGSTAVLLPPKDDAAIVGAVRLLSVLIAALTMDLAGRKVLLFVSGYAMGWGPITWLLMSEILPLRARGVASGLCVLVSWLTAFALTKSFLLVTNAFGLQAPFFFFAAVCLVNLAFTGCCVPETKGRSLEQIESFFRTGRRSFLR from the exons ATGCAGGAGCCGCTGCTGGGAGCCGAAGGCCGGGACTATGACACCTTCCCCGAGAAGCCGCCCCCGTCACCAGGGGAGAGGACGCGGGTCGG ggtCCTGCAGAACAAGAGAGTGTTCCTGGCTACCTTCGCTGCTGTGCTGGGCAATTTCAGCTTCGGGTACGCCCTGGTCTACACGTCCCCCGTCATCCCCGCCCTGGAGCACTCCTCGGATCCAAACCTGAATCTGAGCAAAACCCAGGCATCCTGGTTCGGG TCCGTGTTCACCCTCGGTGCGGCCGCCGGGGGACTCAGTGCCATGGTCCTCAATGACCTCCTGGGCCGGAAGCTCAGCATCATGTTCTCAGCTGTGCCCTCGGCAGCCGGCTATGCGCTGATGGCAGGCGCCCACGGCCTCTGGATGCTGCTTCTGGGAAGGATGCTGACGGGCTTCGCAGGGGGGCTCACAGCTGCCTGCATCCCG GTGTACGTGTCTGAGATTGCTCCCCCCAGCGTTCGCGGGGCCCTGGGTGCCACGCCCCAGCTCATGGCGGTGTTCGGGTCACTGTCCCTCTATGCCCTTG GCCTGCTGCTGCCCTGGCGCTGGCTGGCCGTGGCCGGGGAGGGGCCAGTGCTCATCATGGTCCTGCTGCTCAGCTGTATGCCCAACTCCCCTCGCTTCCTGCTCTCCAAGGGCAGGGACACAGAGGCGCTGCAGGCGCTGGCCTGGCTGCGAGGGGCCGATGCCGACACCCACTGGGAGTTCGAGCAGATCCAGGACACCGTCCAGAGACAG AGCAGCCGCCTGTCGTGGGCTGAGGCCCGGGACCCCCACATGTACCGGCCCATCGCCATCGCCTTGCTGATGCGCTTCCTGCAGCAGCTGACGGGCATCACGCCCATCCTTGTCTACCTGCAGCCCATCTTTGGCAGCACTGCCGTCCTGCTG CCCCCCAAGGATGACGCCGCCATCGTGGGCGCCGTGAGGCTCCTGTCCGTGCTGATCGCCGCCCTCACCATGGACCTGGCCGGCCGCAAGGTCCTGCTCTTCGTCTCGG GCTACGCCATGGGCTGGGGCCCCATCACCTGGCTCCTCATGTCGGAGATCCTGCCCCTGCGGGCCCGTGGCGTGGCCTCAGGGCTCTGCGTGCTGGTCAGCTGGCTCACCGCCTTTGCCCTCACCAAGTCCTTCCTGCTGGTGACG AACGCCTTCGGCCTGCAGGCCCCCTTCTTCTTCTTCGCCGCCGTGTGTCTGGTGAACCTGGCCTTCACCGGCTGCTGTGTGCCCGAGACCAAGGGCCGGTCACTGGAGCAGATCGAGTCCTTCTTCCGCACCGGGAGGAGGTCCTTCCTGCGCTAG
- the CACFD1 gene encoding calcium channel flower homolog isoform X2 encodes MSGAGGAAVAPASSAQPAQEEGMTWWYRWLCRLSGVLGAVSCAISGLFNCITIHPLNIAAGVWMVMAVVPVVISLTLTTLLGNAIAFATGVLYGLSALGKKGDAISYARIQQQRQQVDEEKLTDALEGEL; translated from the exons ATGAGCGGCGCGGGCGGAGCGGCGGTGGCGCCCGCGAGCTCGGCGCAGCCCGcgcaggaggagggcatgacgtGGTGGTACCGCTGGCTGTGTCGCCTGTCGGGGGTGTTAGGGGCAGTCT CTTGTGCAATCTCGGGCCTCTTCAACTGCATCACCATCCACCCTCTGAACATCGCGGCCGGCGTGTGGATGGT GATGGCGGTCGTTCCCGTCGTCATCAGCCTGACCCTGACCACACTGCTGGGCAACGCCATCGCCTTCGCCACCGGGGTGCTGTATGGGCTGTCTGCGCTGGGCAAAAA GGGCGACGCAATCTCCTACGCCAGGAtccagcagcagaggcagcaggtGGACGAGGAGAAGCTCACGGACGCCCTGGAGGGGGAGCTGTGA
- the CACFD1 gene encoding calcium channel flower homolog isoform X1 yields MSGAGGAAVAPASSAQPAQEEGMTWWYRWLCRLSGVLGAVSCAISGLFNCITIHPLNIAAGVWMVMNASVLLLCEAPFCCQFMEFANTVAAKADRLRSWQKAVFYCGMAVVPVVISLTLTTLLGNAIAFATGVLYGLSALGKKGDAISYARIQQQRQQVDEEKLTDALEGEL; encoded by the exons ATGAGCGGCGCGGGCGGAGCGGCGGTGGCGCCCGCGAGCTCGGCGCAGCCCGcgcaggaggagggcatgacgtGGTGGTACCGCTGGCTGTGTCGCCTGTCGGGGGTGTTAGGGGCAGTCT CTTGTGCAATCTCGGGCCTCTTCAACTGCATCACCATCCACCCTCTGAACATCGCGGCCGGCGTGTGGATGGT CATGAATGCCTCTGTCCTGCTGCTGTGCGAGGCGCCCTTCTGCTGCCAGTTCATGGAGTTTGCGAACACTGTGGCAGCTAAGGCAGACCGGCTGCGCTCCTGGCAGAAGGCCGTCTTCTACTGCGG GATGGCGGTCGTTCCCGTCGTCATCAGCCTGACCCTGACCACACTGCTGGGCAACGCCATCGCCTTCGCCACCGGGGTGCTGTATGGGCTGTCTGCGCTGGGCAAAAA GGGCGACGCAATCTCCTACGCCAGGAtccagcagcagaggcagcaggtGGACGAGGAGAAGCTCACGGACGCCCTGGAGGGGGAGCTGTGA